The genomic stretch ttaattttaattgaaaaatagATAAGAACAAACTTATTTTTTTTCAAATCTACATTATTGCCATAAGAATTTGTTTAAGTGATCTGATATATCTTTTGTTTTTGACGTTACAGTGATACTCACTCAAGGATAAATCAAGATACAAGTGAGAGGATGCTGAATTTTTAAAAACTACATATATATTTTCATTGTGCAAACTAGATGCCTCTTCCTGTCCTATATCACATCAAATGTCATTTTCTCGTTTATTAAATTTGTATTATTTTCAAAGACAACTATTTTTCAAAGCATAGTTAATTGAAATTGCAAAATTACAATACAAGGGAACAAACCATGATTTAATATTATTTGATTTaatattatttgatttttaatgaattagAAATATGAAAAACTTTTAAAATAATTCTTCCTCCGTTTCTTTTTAAGTATCTATTTATTGcaaaaaaaatatttctttttaattgtcacttatGAAGTTTAAGGTAATATTAATTacaattttgtcaaaattatccCTAAATAATTATTGCAGAGAAATAAAAAGTAAAAcgaatgtaataaataattaaagatattatagataaaagaagaaatattatttgaaaagtaacaataatgagTAGCTTCTTTGGTATGTGtaaaaaaatgacacttaaaaagaaacggaGGAAGTATCTTATTAAGAGGgaatttgatttgattttttatttaaaatagtATCTTTTATGACCAAATTAGTATCTATATATTATTGAGGTATAAATTTGACTAATATATGattaattttgtttttctttctaTTCATTCTTTTTACATTTTGAAAACAAAAGTgaattttttattcaaataatccacattttcaaaaaaaaaatctaaaataatcaacttttcaaattatttcccaaactaccccactttgaAGAGGTGGTGCCAGATGAACTGACGTCTGCTCTCTAATTTTAAGAGGtgacgccaattggattgacttaTGCATTTGGTGctgtcaatccaattgacgcaTGTGTGTTAGGTTTTAAAGGAGACACCAATTGGTTTTACACATATGTGTGtttcatattttttttttgaaaaacaacatacattttagataaaagtcgaaatcggacaattgatattaatattaatatgcgtTTACATACGATAAACAAAAAGACTAATTTCGTTGACCGGGATaacctaaccgacctccggtcccacatcccctagctaccctaacgCATGACCCTAACCCACGTTAATGATTCATCCCAGGTGTTTGAGTATTTGAGGacccaggaacatcaccaccGCCTGTAGGAGATTGCCTAAGATAGTCAGACAAATTTGCGTAGTCCTGTGTATGCAATGAAGCGctaccgccatagctgagttcatgacccatgtCAGAGTAGTTCGTTTGTGAATGATGCGTCTTTGGTGTGAATGATTGAAGGGCGtcattggtgtgaatgatgcgtcgaggaaaggttgaaatgattgttgtggtgtttggtagccatatggttgTTGTATGTTTTGGTTTTGTGGTGTTTGGGCTTCTTGACTATAGTAGGAGGAGGGATAattggtgttaaatgatcgctGACTAAGACAACTATGGAAGGGTGAATAGCGTGTTGGGTGTTTTGATGATGATCTACTTGTTGGTGGTGatacggggtatgctcttggtattatGGTTGAATGTTTAGCATGTTAGAGTTGTAAGTTTGTGTGTTTGTGGACCATAAATTTTGATGGATAGGGGGTGTGAGTAACCGGTCATGAATGTCTATAACGAAAGTTTCTCAGTGCTAGCAATGGAGGAACACTGACCTCCATATCAAGgggacatagtttggcacaacgatgagatacgaagaaagaaaaaagaacGGCCAAACAGCACGCGTATTGGAACAAAAATGGATACGGttgataaaatgataagattatgtagtatatgtcaTCAACCCGGACACAATAATAAAAAATGTCTCAATCTAGGAGCAAcctctgcatcataatttagtacctcCTTATCATTTTTTACTCGCTCCCGACCACGTAGGTCATtaagtctctcaatacttctaattttcCCCCCTTCAGGTATGTTTCCATCTAACCGACGAACCAACTCCCTATTTAGTTGGTCGAAATGACAGATGTTTCAAAACATCATCTCCATCGGAGACTTGTCTCTCAAATAAATCACTTTTCTATAGCGGCGACAAAGCGGCGACGAAGACGAAACATATTTGCAATATAATGAaaagagatgtggaaaaatgaatcacctaacacatctatttatacaaaaaaaaattacacaatatacggaggcgccaaaccaattggcgcctGCTCTCACTTtatacacatgggcgccaattggattggaAGCACCATGTGCtgtagccaattcaattggcgtcTCCCTCTTTAAAATTAAGGGTATGCGCCAATTGATCTGACATCTACGCCTTAACGTTTTTTTTGAAACTGAGATAATTTGAAAAGTGAgttattttgaattttttttaaaaaaatgagATATTTAAGTAAAAAATTTAACAAATACACAACACTAATACCCGTGCGAACGCAGATATATTAATACCAGAATTCGAATGAACCCATAAATTATTATATCTTTTTGtaaaattaaagaaaataaaagtaaATATATTTAAACTAATGTATGAATTcaaacacacaaaaaatatgttattttttaattatttatattatcaatattttatttttttaatttaaaatataatatttttaaaaataatatataaaaaaatgagTTATTTATATTATTGATGTAATCATTTTattaatatatattattaataataaatattatttttaatttaatgatgaattttaatatatatttttaaatggaaataataatttttgtctaaatatttttttaaataatatcaaaataaaaataattatttaaaaaaaaatatatagttgattttcaaatatttttatatataaaaagttttaaatatttttatatataaaaattttatatttatgatccatatataaattaaaatatttctattttaaaaataataaataattttgGTAAAAGAATTATTATTTTTCACATTCTTATTATAATGGGGATAACACACTAATGGTAACATTGTAACATCCTTACATAGATCTCATCCGGACGGACCACATGTGGATCACGACAACATTTTATGAATTTCAAAAATGGATAAAATTTCCAATACTAACATAACACGTTGACAATTTTGCAGTTGCGCTGTCCCATTAGCAAATGCGAAACGCCTAATTGGGTTTTCTTATAACTAATATTCATTATTTATTACCACTCCCCAACAACAAACTTATTTTATCTCTCACAACGTTATCAACACCACTTTCATTTGCATCATCCTCAGTTTCATTTCACTCCCAAATAAGTTATATAACCCAATCTcccaaaacacacacaaacacatcATTATGCAGGTCAACGAAAAAATGAGGAACCGTTATCCTCTTATCGGTGAAAAACGTTGGTCGGTAGTTTTGTTGGTCATTTTGGGAATAATCGGAGCATTGGTTTTCACAACAACCATACTCCAAACCTCCAACAACACCTTGTTTTGTTCACTCACCCGAACCTCGAACCAACAATCCAACCCTACACCGATCCAGCTTCGTGCCATCCTTCACTACGCAACCTCCCACGTTGTCCCTCAACAATCACTCGAAGAGATCAGCATAACCTTAAACGTCATCAAATCCCTAAACCGTCCCTTCAACTTCCTCGTATTCGGTCTCGGCCACGATTCCCTCATGTGGGCCGGGTTCAACCCACATGGAACCACGCTTTTCCTCGAAGAAGATCCGAAATGGGTTCAAACGGTTCTCAAAGACTCGCCGGAGCTTCGAGCTATTACCGTTCCCTACCGTACACAGCTTCAAGAAGCCGACGAGCTTCTCAAAACGTACCGATCTGAGCCGGCTTGTTCTCCGGCTAAAGCCACGCTGAAAGGCAACGAAAAATGTAAACTAGCGCTTCATAATCTCCCCGACGAGGTTTACGATACCGACTGGGATTTGATAATGATCGACGCGCCGAGAGGGTATTTCGCGGAGGCGCCGGGTCGTATGGCGGCGATATTTTCGATGAACGTGATGGCTAGAAATAGAAAAGGCTCCGATGTGACACACGTGTTTTTGCACGATGTAGATCGGAAGGTGGAGAAGGCTTACGCCGAAGAGTTTCTTTGTAAGAAAAACAAGGTGGATGGTGTGGGAAGACTCTGGCACTTCAAAATTCCTGCAATTGGAAACAATGACACTCGTCATGATTCCAATGATTCAACTTTCTGTTAAGTTTCAATGGCTTCGGATTTTTCAACGCTAGTTTTTGTCTTCCCACTAGTCGCGGAGGGTTTTTTGTTTTTCTctatcttattttattttatttttcttgaCCATAGAGTTTGGATCTAAAACATGTGGCGGTGATAGAAACACCATTGTAGTCATTCTAGTGAATAGTACTACTATTACTACTACGACTTTACTACAGTTTTAATTTAAATTTGTTTTTCTACTAACATTTGTGTTTTGTCGTGATTATAGTTTAGGTTTATGTCGTTTCATGATTAGTATCTTTAGTATCACAATGATCATTGTCGGTGGACTCAGATTTTATAGGTGGACGGTGGTGATCATGCATTTGAACCGTTCGTTTGCTGACACGACGTGTTTGCGGATTTAtcttattttaattaattattgtGGATTATATTAAAAAGCCTGTTTAGTCAAACCAAAAAAAGCCTCTTTAGTCAAACAAAAAAAAGTAGCTGGCTTTCAGTAAAAAAATTCTCTTGAATCTCACTCTCAGTTTCACTCATTTGGTGGAATATTCTTTTATAATGCGGTGAATTAGCTTTGTTATTGTTTCAGGAGGTAGAAAGAATAGACTGGTGTTTAGTTTTGGTAGGACTTAATTTGGAAACTAAACTATGAATAATTTTATACAAATGATGTTAATCTTAATGATGTTGATCTTTTAGTAGGCTAAGGCTTTGATTGTTAATATTGGCGAGAAAATATTCAACCCATTTGTAGTTATCCATTCTTTTTTTTCTAGGACGGCATTTGATTTGATTTTAacattttaaaaaatatatagAAAAAAATAATGGTGATTCACCATCACTTTGGTTAAAAACTCCTATTATAGCATTCTCAATAGGATCATTTGTCGTATTTAGTAAGTTAGTCCAAATTAAGCCATATGGCTATATTTGGCCGGTCCAAATAATCCAAAATTTATTCAAGCCCTCTCTAAGTGGTGACCTTGTATAAAAATAATTACGTTTTTCTCTCGCAATTCGGTCAATTTTTTTTCTTATTCACTGATACTTAGGGGTGGATAAGATGTACCACCCGACTCTAATCGACCGGACTGGTTGCGAGATTTGATTTTGGATTGATTTATTTCCATTTTACAGGTTTTTTAAACAGTTCAAAAAAATGTGTGTCATTGGGTTCGATTGAATTTATTGGATCCAACAAGATCCGAATCCGACATGTATTGTTTTATTAGAGAATTCTTTTAATGCATCCTATATATTTTTTAACTATTACGCAAAAATACTTAAATATTTATAGatttcggagatacatctccaaACGTATCCAATCATAAATTAACGTTAAAatattctggagatgcatctaCTAAATAATgtcggagatgcatctccgaaataatTTGGAGCTTAAATCGTGCaagaatctttctcatttctcATATTTTTCAAAATCTCTTCAAACTCTCAATTTTTTTCATCACCAAGGTCAAAGTAACTTCAATCAACATTAGAAACATCATCCAACACTAAAGGAAAGTAATTTTTTTTAAGTTTTTGACTGTTTTGAAAAGTTTTTTTAGTTTTTCTGCAAATGAGTAAAAATTGATGTATAAGTTAGAAAATTAGTACAAATTGGATGGTTGATGATTTAGACATAGTATAAAATATGATAGTTTGCTGAAATGATGATCAATGCAATATTTTTTTGGTTTCCATGTCTACATTGCCGTCATTGGTGTAACACCCTGAATTCATTAActaattaatttgaattatttaggtttttatttaattaattaatattttaaattaattattgTGTGATAGTGGGGTAAGTGTCCTTGAAGTAGAGGTATAGAGAGAGTAATAGTTTGACATACTTTTTAGAAATTAATgagaattttaattaattattagaaTATATAGTATTTTtatatgaattaattaaataaataaattatgaGGTGAATGTATAAAAATAGTATGGATGATATAAAAATAAGGAGTATTAGATTTATTAATAAAATAGTAAGAAAATAAAATGTGTAGAGAAATTGAAGGCAAAGTTGAAATTTAGGAATATATGTAGGATAAAAACGGAAAAGTCTAATTAGAGGAAAATAAGTTTTGGAATAAAACAGGATTTGAAGAATCTAAAAGAGTCTGTACGTATTTCTGGAGAGCTGGAGAAAAAGAGGTAAAAAGAGAGAGTTAGGGTTTGAGACAAGAATTTCTTAGAAACTGCTGTTGTTTTGTTGAAAAATCAAGAAAAGGGGAGAGAAATGACTATCAATAAATGTATAATTGCATGATGGAAAGGGAGAAGTTTTTAATCTCAATTAgatttttcctattttcttcAATTATTGAATATTGATAACATGAGAAAAACTATTATGATTAGATGATGATAATTATATATTgatataattataataatttttcTTGAGTAAATGTGTTAAAGATTGAATTTGTTTCAGAATGTGTTATTTTTAAACTGTGACATCGGATATTGTTTATGTATCCATTGTTGTAATGATGTTGTATCATTGTTTTTTACGTGAATTAGTTGGTTTGAATTTGGCTATGAGCGATGTTGTAAGTCGTAAAGGAAAGTAGTCTTCCATATGCACATGGTATTTATAGTTTGTAGTTTGGTAGAATGATCTTGAATCATTCAACTATATCAATTTCATTGTCGTAATGTTTGACACTCTTTTGTCTTGCTGTAAAGTTAAGTGGTTTAATTAGGTTGTATAACATATGAGTCCTAGAATCAAAGAAATTTAGTTTTATTATAATTATGAATGATAATGTTtataataattataattataataataattaaaatgaTGAAGTGATTATTAGTTAAAATTAAATAATAGCAACATATTTTATATAACATGTTTTGAGATGTGCGTACCACTTGGAGAAAAAAAAGTATGAACATGCATAGTTATCATGGAGAAGTTTACATTTGTATGCACTTAATTGAGACCAATCACGACGTCGCTAAATTCCGCCGCCCATCACTTTTTATTTCTTCATATATTTGACATAGTGTATTTGTATAGATAAACTTAgtcaatatatatatatatatatatatatatatatatatatatatatatatatatatatatatatatatatatatatatatatatatatatatatatatatatatatatatatatatatatatatatataaaagtacTCATATGGAATTGAACTTACCCACCTATATAGACAAAAGTAGAGAACCAATATACATGTGGTGTTTATTTATTAATTAGAGTGTTTACTTATTAATTAGCATGGAGTTAATTAATTGTTGAGTAGTAATTTCAGAGATGATTTTGGTGATTATTTTGGTGATAATTTCGATGATGATTATTTTGGTGATTAATTTTAATGATAATTTTGGTGATTAATTTGGTGATTATTTTTGTGACATTGTATGTTGTTGAGAGTCATGCGCCATGGTTTATAGACTTCGGTCCAGTTTTGGTGAGCCTTAATCCCATAGTGGGGATCAAGTGCGAGTAACTGGTTTCAGTGAGAATCAATGAAGTATTACCTATGATGATGGTAACGATTTTGGTGTGCTCTtgttccaagagggaatcgatcatatggtggggatcatggagtaAAATAGACTCGAGTGTTCATgatttggtaccacatgcatgttgGATCAACCTTCGAGTACATTTGCATTATGTTGCATTGGGTGATTATTTTTTGAGTTATGGCGTGTGGATGAGAATACTTGATATGATGATGATTGTTGCAATTAGTATATGATGTTATTAGTTAATCTTTGTTTTCCACTACTAATTATTAAGTGTATTCTCAcccccttctgtttgaatgttgcctttacatgggcatcgtgcagatactcaagagtagcTTTAACTGAAGTAAGTGGAAGGATAACCCTTGAAGTGACTTCTGTAGTGTATCGCTTTTATTTAGTGGTtccttgctctgatcatgtaacatcgggttgggataaacgtttgatttgatttttgtatCATTGTTGTCGATGTTACAATTTTTTTTGTGTTGTTGAGATTTTAAGTTGTTTTGAGTTGATTGCCATGCTCTTTTGATTATGCTATTAAGTGAAATTCACGAGACTTAATGTCTTGAGTTATAATACTATTGTTGTATGTTTATTAGTGATTCCGCTGCAATGATACCGTAAATTCTTGGGTGAGCATGCGAGGACAGGTACTAAATGCCTTATTATACGAGTACTTGACCCAAATCAGATGTGTTAGATGTCATGTAACATCCCAAGTAGAAATAAGATGTGTTGGATGTCGTGTAACATCTCAGGTATAaatatgtgcatttgaatttTTTTCTGTGGTAACCCATGTTACGGAGTAGGTTATGTGTTTTTatgtgtgtgacacccttgtggttatgttttctaattaaaatatcaaattattattttggggtataaaagggtgttacattagtggtatcaaAGCAGGTCGGTCAGTCCGGATAGGTTTTTATATGATATCAGTTCCCTGTTAGTCGATGAGTGTGTGTATACTATCGATGCATTGTTTCTTCTAATGTTGTTTGATAGTGTGTAGAATGGCTGGGAGAACCGATCGTGCTATTGCTGAAGCATTGGAATCGCTTACTCAGGTGATGGCTCAAAATGCACAGAATAATCAGAATGGGAGAGCACGAGGAGCTCCTGATGAGTTTCGCGCTTTGGGAAAATTTCAGAGGAATAGTCCACCAACTTTCAAGGGTAGCCATGACCCAGAAGGTGCACAGGCATGGCTCAAAGTAATTGAGAAGATCTTCCGAGTGATAACTTGCACTGAGGCTCAAAAGGTAcagtttggtactcatatgctgtcagaggaagctgagGATTGGTGGGATAACACGCGCCAGATATTGGAAGCTATCGATACAGAGATAACTTGGGTTGTGTTCAGAAAAGAATTCATGGAGAAGTATTTCCCCGAGGACGTTCGTGGCAAAAGGGAGATAGAGTTCCTTGAGCTAAAGCAGGGGAACATGACTGTTGCAGAGTATGCTGTGATGTTTGTGGCGCTAGTGAAGTTTTGTCTCCATTACAACCGTGTTGATGCTTAGACTTCCAAATGTATCAAGTTTGAGAATGGGTTGAGACCAGAGATTAAATAAGGTATTGGATACCAACAGATTAATAGGTATGCTAAACTGGTGAATACGAGTAGA from Lathyrus oleraceus cultivar Zhongwan6 chromosome 7, CAAS_Psat_ZW6_1.0, whole genome shotgun sequence encodes the following:
- the LOC127105081 gene encoding probable methyltransferase At1g27930 is translated as MQVNEKMRNRYPLIGEKRWSVVLLVILGIIGALVFTTTILQTSNNTLFCSLTRTSNQQSNPTPIQLRAILHYATSHVVPQQSLEEISITLNVIKSLNRPFNFLVFGLGHDSLMWAGFNPHGTTLFLEEDPKWVQTVLKDSPELRAITVPYRTQLQEADELLKTYRSEPACSPAKATLKGNEKCKLALHNLPDEVYDTDWDLIMIDAPRGYFAEAPGRMAAIFSMNVMARNRKGSDVTHVFLHDVDRKVEKAYAEEFLCKKNKVDGVGRLWHFKIPAIGNNDTRHDSNDSTFC
- the LOC127102434 gene encoding uncharacterized protein LOC127102434 gives rise to the protein MAGRTDRAIAEALESLTQVMAQNAQNNQNGRARGAPDEFRALGKFQRNSPPTFKGSHDPEGAQAWLKVIEKIFRVITCTEAQKVQFGTHMLSEEAEDWWDNTRQILEAIDTEITWVVFRKEFMEKYFPEDVRGKREIEFLELKQGNMTVAEYAVMFVALVKFCLHYNRVDA